One window of Streptomyces sp. SUK 48 genomic DNA carries:
- a CDS encoding sterol desaturase family protein, with product METTSLLALSAPAFVLLIVLEMVYYRLHPDENASGYGVRDTATSLTVGAGAAATDVVYKTIAVAVFAGLYALTPLRVEVTWATFPLVLLAQDFCYYWMHREHHRVRVLWASHVVHHSSLRYNFATAIRQPWTGLTSQIFYIPLALAGVPAWAILLCGSINMLTQFWLHTDRIGRLPRLVERIVNTPSSHRVHHASQGGYLDRNFGGILMVWDQLFGTWAEEGERPVYGLTKNIGTHNPLRVVSHEYAALGRDVARASRWRDRVRHVVGRPGWQPGPAAVGGPPRTSAESTVGTADTAVPVPRAPLAAVRSPLPAATVTDDPR from the coding sequence ATGGAAACCACGTCCTTGCTCGCCCTGTCCGCCCCCGCCTTCGTGCTGCTGATCGTCCTGGAGATGGTCTACTACCGGCTCCACCCCGACGAGAACGCCAGCGGCTACGGGGTGCGGGACACCGCGACCAGCCTGACCGTGGGCGCGGGGGCCGCCGCCACCGACGTCGTCTACAAGACGATCGCGGTGGCCGTCTTCGCCGGCCTGTACGCACTGACGCCCCTGCGGGTCGAGGTTACCTGGGCGACCTTCCCGCTGGTCCTCCTCGCCCAGGACTTCTGCTACTACTGGATGCACCGTGAACACCACCGCGTCCGCGTGCTGTGGGCCAGCCACGTGGTGCACCACTCCAGCCTCAGGTACAACTTCGCCACGGCGATCCGGCAGCCCTGGACCGGCCTGACCTCACAGATCTTCTACATACCCCTCGCGCTGGCCGGTGTGCCCGCGTGGGCGATCCTGCTCTGCGGCAGCATCAACATGCTGACCCAGTTCTGGCTGCACACCGACCGCATCGGCCGGCTTCCCCGTCTTGTCGAGAGGATCGTCAACACCCCGTCGAGCCACCGGGTGCACCACGCCTCCCAAGGCGGCTACCTGGACCGCAACTTCGGCGGCATCCTCATGGTCTGGGACCAGCTCTTCGGCACCTGGGCCGAAGAGGGCGAGCGCCCCGTGTACGGGCTCACCAAGAACATCGGCACCCACAACCCGCTGCGCGTCGTCTCCCACGAGTACGCCGCCCTCGGACGGGACGTGGCCCGGGCCTCGCGGTGGCGGGACCGGGTCCGTCACGTGGTGGGGCGGCCGGGCTGGCAGCCCGGACCCGCCGCGGTCGGCGGACCTCCCCGCACGTCGGCGGAGAGCACGGTCGGCACCGCGGACACCGCCGTACCGGTGCCGCGGGCGCCCCTCGCCGCGGTGCGCTCCCCGCTGCCGGCGGCGACCGTCACGGACGACCCGCGATGA
- a CDS encoding TetR/AcrR family transcriptional regulator: MENSAAGGRRAGGRFGRQTEAERNDVLVLDAARAVFAEQGADAPVSAIAERAGVGMGTLYRRYGSKEQLLQRLCVTGITSTIAGLQQALEAEGTGWAALASYMAAAVDERAGAFAALAGTFSLPRELVDANERAKALAERLLRRGIDDRTVREDVTTLDITHVVEMFSRYPRRTEEDEHARRRMLAMTLDGLRAGHPPLPGPQPNWAAYDRIWEPSARS, from the coding sequence ATGGAGAATTCAGCGGCCGGGGGAAGGCGCGCGGGCGGACGGTTCGGCCGCCAGACCGAGGCCGAGCGCAACGACGTGCTCGTCCTGGACGCGGCGCGTGCGGTGTTCGCGGAACAAGGCGCCGACGCCCCGGTGTCCGCCATCGCGGAGCGGGCGGGGGTCGGCATGGGCACCCTCTATCGCCGTTACGGCAGCAAGGAGCAGCTTCTTCAGCGGCTGTGCGTCACCGGCATCACCAGCACCATCGCCGGGCTGCAGCAGGCACTTGAGGCGGAGGGCACGGGTTGGGCGGCTCTCGCCTCCTACATGGCCGCGGCGGTCGACGAGCGGGCAGGTGCCTTCGCGGCACTCGCCGGCACGTTCAGCCTGCCCCGGGAACTGGTCGACGCGAACGAACGCGCCAAGGCGCTGGCGGAGCGGCTCCTGCGCCGGGGCATCGACGACCGGACCGTACGCGAGGACGTGACGACACTGGACATCACCCACGTCGTCGAGATGTTCAGCCGCTACCCGCGCCGCACCGAGGAGGACGAGCACGCGCGGCGCAGGATGCTGGCCATGACCCTCGACGGCCTGCGCGCCGGCCACCCGCCGCTGCCCGGACCGCAGCCGAACTGGGCTGCCTACGACCGTATCTGGGAGCCGTCGGCACGCTCCTGA
- a CDS encoding LuxR C-terminal-related transcriptional regulator: protein MNDVRPNNRRSLDTFLTAALVRGLGAGTAHPPVLVVTGEAGAGKSRALREALASVPAASRRAASTEIPRGTPYMVVSVLLGLDLGRPVPADAEERLLARLDDLCAAGPLILVVDDAHEADSASLALLNMMASAARDLPLALLMARRPRPERDHLVRLLRAPSVREVVLPPLDDIDLDALVHEHTGRWPGRRLRPVLAPHRDNALRVLTLLDGLADAKALTTTGDVLELRPGSTAEEVARGGLGDPVATTVSALHGPARHAARILAVLGRPATVEEIAAVAGVAAVALVEPVQVLLDRAVAVFEPGGRLAFAHDSYRDAVELDIPGPLARVLHTAAARYEEPAGRVRHVIASGAPAEDVLLAVRGAEADLAHAPAVEADLLAGPVAAGGSSRAAVELAIRRSRALARSGRPSRAETVARTALDHATDPVQTVELSRVLIFALTLRGRVPEALALVDASLDAPVSGHVRDIIGQHRVQLTQLAGLRPLPLSPPVADPRELTLTGLVTEAVRLSLIGHPKVALELAWEASRQHMSAEVDPYEGASSDVWPPFVELHVEGPGAAWTAMQDVARLREDRAAQWQSVPHQLLRGSIDLAAGRLADAAAAFDSGLESADWAGLAWTSMSVGARALIDVLRGDPEAADTRLRAWHTAPAPLQFGIPQPERAEVALLEARRRYREASRLAREVWRTAAHRNLLTWLATVAPELARIARRAADEELRAMIARDLARLPRPLTPALAPTVHLAEALTGTDADGTVERACAAAEDANRTGLHLAELAAWEEAAVAAAEEGDRTLAREYARHALRCAEETGATGAATRVTGRLRAAGVRLGATAARRRPATGWRALTPTETLVADLVASGRTGPEIARDLNVSTRTVQTHVSHALAKLGLASRIELAAAARARPDPPPR from the coding sequence GTGAACGACGTGCGGCCGAACAACCGCCGGAGCCTGGACACCTTCCTGACGGCGGCCCTCGTCCGCGGCCTGGGCGCCGGCACCGCCCACCCGCCGGTCCTCGTGGTCACCGGCGAAGCCGGGGCCGGAAAGAGTCGGGCGCTGCGCGAGGCGCTGGCGAGCGTCCCGGCCGCGTCCCGGCGGGCCGCGAGCACGGAGATCCCGCGCGGGACGCCGTACATGGTGGTGTCGGTACTGCTCGGGCTGGACCTCGGCCGCCCGGTGCCCGCCGACGCCGAGGAACGCCTGCTCGCCCGGCTCGACGATCTCTGCGCGGCCGGGCCGCTCATTCTTGTCGTGGACGACGCCCACGAGGCTGACAGCGCCTCGCTGGCCCTGCTGAACATGATGGCGTCCGCCGCCCGCGACCTTCCCCTCGCCCTGCTGATGGCCCGCAGGCCCCGCCCGGAGCGGGACCACCTCGTGCGGCTCCTGCGCGCGCCCTCGGTGCGGGAGGTCGTACTTCCCCCGCTGGACGACATCGATCTCGACGCGCTGGTCCACGAGCACACCGGGCGGTGGCCGGGCCGCCGGCTCCGTCCGGTGCTCGCGCCGCACCGGGACAACGCCCTGCGCGTGCTGACCCTCCTCGACGGCCTGGCGGACGCGAAGGCTCTCACCACCACGGGGGACGTCCTCGAACTGCGGCCCGGCAGCACGGCCGAGGAGGTGGCACGTGGTGGCCTCGGCGACCCCGTGGCCACCACCGTGTCCGCCCTCCACGGGCCGGCCAGGCACGCGGCCCGGATCCTCGCCGTCCTCGGCCGGCCCGCCACCGTGGAAGAGATCGCGGCCGTCGCGGGGGTCGCGGCCGTCGCCCTGGTGGAACCCGTGCAGGTCCTCCTGGACCGCGCCGTCGCGGTGTTCGAGCCCGGCGGGCGGCTGGCGTTCGCCCACGACAGCTACCGCGACGCCGTCGAACTCGACATCCCCGGGCCGCTGGCCCGCGTCCTGCACACCGCGGCGGCCCGGTACGAGGAGCCGGCGGGCCGCGTCCGGCATGTGATCGCGTCCGGAGCCCCGGCCGAGGACGTGCTGCTGGCCGTGCGGGGCGCCGAGGCGGACCTGGCCCACGCCCCGGCCGTCGAGGCGGACCTGCTCGCCGGTCCGGTGGCGGCCGGCGGCTCGTCGCGGGCCGCGGTGGAGCTGGCGATCCGGCGCTCCCGGGCGCTGGCCCGGTCGGGTCGGCCGAGCCGGGCGGAGACCGTGGCCCGTACCGCGCTGGACCACGCCACCGATCCCGTCCAGACCGTCGAGCTGAGCCGGGTGCTGATCTTCGCGCTGACCCTCCGGGGGCGGGTGCCCGAGGCCCTCGCCCTGGTGGACGCCTCGCTCGACGCACCGGTCTCCGGGCATGTGCGCGACATCATCGGGCAGCACCGGGTTCAGCTCACCCAGCTCGCCGGTCTGCGGCCCCTGCCGCTGAGCCCGCCCGTCGCCGACCCCCGGGAGCTCACGCTGACCGGCCTGGTGACCGAGGCCGTCAGGTTGTCGCTGATCGGTCATCCGAAGGTGGCGCTCGAACTGGCCTGGGAGGCATCGCGACAGCACATGTCGGCCGAGGTGGACCCCTACGAGGGCGCCTCCAGCGACGTGTGGCCGCCGTTCGTGGAACTGCACGTGGAGGGACCCGGGGCGGCCTGGACCGCCATGCAGGACGTGGCGCGGCTGCGGGAGGACCGGGCCGCCCAGTGGCAGAGCGTCCCCCATCAACTGCTGCGCGGATCCATCGACTTGGCCGCCGGGCGGCTGGCGGACGCCGCGGCGGCCTTCGACTCCGGGCTGGAGAGCGCCGACTGGGCCGGCCTCGCCTGGACCTCGATGTCGGTGGGCGCGCGGGCGCTCATCGACGTGCTCCGCGGCGACCCGGAGGCGGCCGACACCCGGCTGCGCGCATGGCACACCGCCCCCGCGCCGTTGCAGTTCGGCATACCCCAGCCCGAGCGAGCCGAGGTGGCCCTGCTGGAGGCCCGGCGGCGGTACCGCGAGGCGTCCCGGCTGGCCCGCGAGGTGTGGCGGACCGCCGCGCACCGTAACCTGCTCACCTGGCTCGCCACCGTCGCGCCCGAACTGGCCCGGATCGCACGGCGTGCGGCGGACGAGGAGCTGCGGGCGATGATCGCCCGCGATCTCGCACGGCTCCCCCGCCCCCTGACCCCCGCCCTCGCGCCCACCGTGCACCTGGCCGAGGCACTGACCGGCACCGACGCCGACGGCACGGTGGAGCGGGCGTGCGCCGCCGCCGAGGACGCGAACCGGACCGGTCTGCACCTGGCGGAGCTGGCGGCCTGGGAGGAAGCGGCGGTGGCCGCCGCGGAAGAGGGCGACCGGACCCTGGCCCGGGAGTACGCCCGGCACGCGCTGCGGTGCGCCGAGGAGACGGGTGCGACGGGCGCGGCCACGCGGGTCACCGGTCGGCTGCGCGCCGCCGGGGTGCGGCTCGGCGCGACGGCGGCCCGTCGGCGGCCGGCCACCGGGTGGCGGGCACTGACCCCCACCGAGACCCTCGTCGCCGACCTGGTGGCGTCCGGCCGGACCGGCCCCGAGATAGCCCGGGACCTCAACGTCTCGACCCGCACGGTGCAGACCCATGTCTCCCACGCGCTGGCCAAGCTCGGCCTGGCGAGCCGTATCGAACTGGCCGCCGCGGCCCGGGCCAGGCCGGACCCGCCGCCCCGATGA
- a CDS encoding carotenoid oxygenase family protein: MSAPHLAGNYAPVTEELTAHDLPVTGAIPPELSGWYLRNGPNPAEAASGHWFFGDGMVHGVRIENGRAVSYRNRWVRTTRLTDGARPHDGHGNTDLTAGPANTHVIRHAGRVFALVETCLPYELTYDLDTKGPYDFGGRLNTAMTAHPRICPVTGELHFFGKGSPGVPLTYHRADASGELVLSRPVEVPKPTMMHDFSITADHVIFMDLPLVLDPALAKAGRMPFSWDDGYGARLGVLRRDDPHGAVRWFTVDPCYVFHALNAYDAPDGTIVLHVVRYPEMWRRRDDGTTEKPGDGGTLWKWTIDPASGSVREEQLDDRAGEFPRVDDRLAGLDSGHGHLTSDHTLVRYDLDTGAADVHDFGPGRTPDEAAFAPADGTAGGPGWLMTYVYDAATDRSDLVILDADDLGADPVATIHLPARVPFGFHGNWLADRDA, encoded by the coding sequence ATGAGCGCGCCGCACCTCGCCGGTAACTACGCCCCGGTCACCGAGGAACTCACCGCCCACGACCTGCCCGTGACCGGTGCCATCCCGCCCGAGCTGTCCGGCTGGTACCTGCGCAACGGCCCGAACCCGGCCGAGGCCGCCTCCGGACACTGGTTCTTCGGGGACGGCATGGTGCACGGTGTGCGCATCGAGAACGGCCGCGCGGTCTCGTACCGCAACCGCTGGGTACGCACGACCCGGTTGACCGACGGCGCGCGGCCGCACGACGGCCACGGCAACACGGATCTCACCGCCGGTCCGGCCAACACCCACGTCATCAGGCACGCGGGGCGGGTCTTCGCCCTGGTGGAGACCTGTCTGCCCTACGAGTTGACGTACGACCTCGACACCAAGGGGCCGTACGACTTCGGCGGCCGGCTCAATACGGCCATGACGGCCCACCCCAGGATCTGCCCGGTCACCGGCGAGCTGCACTTCTTCGGCAAGGGCTCCCCGGGCGTCCCGCTCACCTACCACCGCGCCGATGCCTCGGGCGAGCTGGTGCTGAGCAGGCCCGTCGAGGTCCCCAAGCCGACGATGATGCATGACTTCAGCATCACGGCCGATCACGTGATCTTCATGGACCTGCCGCTGGTCCTCGATCCCGCCCTCGCCAAGGCCGGCAGGATGCCGTTCTCCTGGGACGACGGCTACGGCGCACGACTCGGTGTCCTGCGCCGTGACGATCCCCACGGAGCGGTCCGCTGGTTCACCGTCGACCCCTGCTACGTCTTCCACGCGCTCAACGCCTACGACGCCCCGGACGGCACGATCGTCCTGCATGTGGTGCGCTATCCCGAGATGTGGCGGCGCAGGGACGACGGCACCACCGAGAAGCCCGGTGACGGGGGCACGCTGTGGAAGTGGACCATCGACCCGGCCTCCGGCTCCGTCCGCGAGGAACAACTCGACGACCGGGCGGGTGAGTTCCCGCGTGTGGACGACCGTCTGGCCGGTCTCGACTCGGGACACGGACACCTGACCAGCGACCACACCCTGGTGCGCTACGACCTGGACACCGGGGCCGCCGACGTCCACGACTTCGGCCCCGGCCGCACGCCCGACGAGGCCGCCTTCGCGCCCGCCGACGGCACGGCCGGCGGGCCGGGGTGGCTCATGACCTATGTGTACGACGCCGCCACCGACCGAAGCGACCTGGTCATCCTCGACGCCGACGACCTCGGCGCGGATCCGGTGGCGACGATCCACCTGCCCGCCCGCGTGCCGTTCGGCTTCCACGGCAACTGGCTCGCCGACCGCGACGCCTGA
- a CDS encoding MFS transporter produces MSTVTRSDTTTARPSRAAWTVLIAMTGGLAMIMLDQTVVTVALPTMTRDLPLSAGGQQWVVNSYVLAMAATVALGGKLGSKLGPVTTFRVGIWIFFLTSALCGLAPAGSIGQSWLIGARVAQGCGAALMMPVSASIVIAAFPSDMRGRAMGVYSGISQLFLALGPLLGGTLTEWVSWRAVFWLNVPVGVAALVLIRRARPANPKQPALSVSVPHALLLMAAVGTTVYALQQSSSWSWGSARTLSVLATGVVLSGVFVMTQLRSRDPLVKLRLLRHRGFNGNVVVLFATQFSMIGLVLYSSLYAQNLLGYGPVRAGFASLSFIVPLMVAAQISGRWYDRSGPRAPLLTGLSLAATGTLVWALTLTRIDYWANVPGSVMVGFGLGLVFSPVNTDALSRVPSADRPQASGIIQTVRQLGGTLGVAVIGTVVLDQLNRVVSPADRLHHAAEAMRGGYLTAAAVFGAGLLASAFLLAKRKPDMDD; encoded by the coding sequence GTGAGTACGGTCACCCGGTCGGACACCACCACGGCTCGACCGTCCCGCGCCGCCTGGACGGTCCTGATCGCCATGACCGGCGGGCTCGCCATGATCATGCTGGACCAGACCGTGGTCACGGTGGCGCTGCCGACGATGACGCGTGATCTGCCGCTGTCCGCCGGCGGTCAGCAATGGGTGGTGAACTCCTACGTCCTGGCCATGGCGGCGACGGTCGCCCTGGGCGGCAAGCTCGGTTCCAAACTCGGACCGGTCACCACGTTCCGGGTCGGAATCTGGATCTTCTTTCTCACGTCCGCCCTGTGCGGCCTCGCCCCGGCCGGGTCGATCGGGCAGAGCTGGCTGATCGGTGCCCGCGTCGCGCAGGGCTGCGGGGCGGCACTGATGATGCCGGTCAGCGCGAGCATCGTCATCGCGGCGTTCCCGTCGGACATGCGCGGTCGCGCGATGGGGGTGTACTCCGGTATCAGCCAGCTGTTCCTCGCGCTGGGGCCCCTGCTGGGCGGCACGCTCACCGAGTGGGTGTCGTGGCGCGCGGTGTTCTGGCTCAATGTCCCGGTCGGCGTGGCCGCCCTCGTACTGATACGGCGGGCCCGGCCCGCCAATCCCAAGCAACCCGCTCTGTCCGTGTCCGTCCCGCACGCTCTCCTGCTCATGGCGGCCGTCGGCACCACGGTCTACGCACTCCAGCAGTCGTCCTCGTGGTCGTGGGGCTCGGCCCGCACGCTGTCCGTGCTGGCCACGGGCGTCGTACTGTCCGGCGTCTTCGTGATGACGCAGCTGCGGTCCCGCGATCCCCTGGTGAAACTCCGGCTGCTGCGCCACCGAGGCTTCAACGGCAACGTCGTCGTGCTGTTCGCCACGCAGTTCAGCATGATCGGCCTGGTGCTGTACTCGTCGCTGTACGCGCAGAACCTCCTGGGGTACGGGCCGGTCCGCGCGGGGTTCGCCTCGCTGTCCTTCATCGTGCCGCTGATGGTCGCGGCCCAGATCTCCGGACGCTGGTACGACCGCTCCGGTCCGCGCGCCCCGCTCCTGACCGGTCTGTCGCTTGCCGCCACCGGAACCCTTGTGTGGGCCCTGACGCTGACCCGGATCGATTACTGGGCCAACGTCCCCGGCTCGGTCATGGTCGGATTCGGGCTCGGGCTGGTGTTCTCGCCGGTGAACACGGACGCCCTCAGTCGCGTGCCCTCGGCGGACCGCCCCCAGGCTTCGGGCATCATCCAGACCGTCCGGCAGCTCGGCGGCACCCTGGGTGTCGCCGTCATCGGGACCGTCGTCCTCGACCAGCTGAACCGCGTCGTATCCCCCGCCGACCGTCTGCACCACGCGGCCGAGGCCATGCGGGGCGGATACCTCACCGCCGCCGCGGTCTTCGGCGCCGGCCTCCTGGCCAGCGCGTTCCTGCTGGCGAAGAGGAAGCCGGACATGGACGACTGA
- a CDS encoding AMP-binding protein, protein MSDVAPRFRNHVEYILDALRENPEREALVYGDQRVPAGEFRTLVHRMAWAMRARGIERGQTVTLLSGNLPEALAVRYAAHLIGARVNHLYSKLAVDVQAVIVRDVESRALVVDPRMTDRAADITALVPIKSVLVLGPTETGEDLLALCAAQPDEPFASQARPDDICAIRHTGGTTGHPKGICTTYQQVHAQRSARPLDESAALTRRQLVATTMAHVAGMVMDAVLEYGGAVVLLDDFEPGQVLEAIERERITHLWLLPPLLYQLLDHPRMEHTDTSTLRQVLYGGCQASPARLTDAVRRLGPVLLQGYGQNEAGLISVLSEDDHTRPERLRSAGKILDGVEVEIRDEDGGALPDGEHGEIVVRSDMVMEGYWKQPRLTAEILQDGWLHTGDIGFRDADGYLTVVDRMKDMIVVVGGHVYTTELEDLLNSHPQVGQSAVFGVHDEDRTERVHAAVLLAPGATIDADELRAFVRAERGAMYEPARITFPAELPLTDVGKPDKKELRRRATARH, encoded by the coding sequence ATGTCCGATGTCGCCCCACGCTTCCGCAACCATGTGGAGTACATCCTCGACGCCCTGCGGGAGAACCCCGAGCGCGAGGCACTGGTATACGGCGACCAGCGGGTCCCCGCGGGCGAGTTCCGCACCCTGGTGCACCGGATGGCGTGGGCCATGCGGGCCCGGGGCATCGAGCGCGGCCAGACGGTGACTCTGCTCAGCGGCAATCTGCCGGAGGCCCTGGCCGTGCGCTATGCGGCCCATCTGATCGGCGCCCGGGTCAATCACCTGTACAGCAAGCTCGCCGTCGACGTACAGGCCGTGATCGTTCGCGACGTGGAGAGCCGGGCACTCGTCGTCGATCCCCGGATGACCGACCGGGCCGCCGACATCACCGCCTTGGTGCCGATCAAGTCGGTGCTGGTGCTCGGCCCGACCGAAACGGGCGAGGACCTGCTGGCGCTCTGCGCGGCCCAGCCCGACGAGCCCTTCGCGAGCCAGGCGCGGCCGGACGACATCTGCGCCATCCGGCACACGGGCGGCACCACCGGCCACCCGAAGGGCATTTGCACCACGTACCAGCAGGTGCACGCGCAGCGCTCCGCGCGCCCGCTCGACGAGAGCGCCGCCCTGACGCGCCGCCAGCTCGTCGCCACCACCATGGCCCATGTCGCCGGCATGGTCATGGACGCCGTGCTGGAGTACGGTGGCGCCGTGGTCCTGCTCGACGACTTCGAGCCGGGACAGGTGCTCGAGGCCATCGAGCGCGAGCGCATCACCCACCTGTGGCTACTGCCGCCCCTCCTCTACCAGTTGCTCGACCACCCGCGCATGGAGCACACCGACACCTCCACCCTGCGCCAGGTCCTCTACGGCGGCTGCCAGGCGTCTCCGGCACGGCTGACCGACGCCGTACGCCGCCTCGGCCCCGTGCTGCTCCAGGGGTACGGACAGAACGAGGCGGGTTTGATCAGCGTCCTGTCCGAGGACGACCACACCCGCCCCGAGCGGCTGCGCAGCGCGGGAAAGATCCTGGACGGCGTCGAGGTCGAGATCCGGGACGAGGACGGGGGCGCGCTCCCCGACGGTGAACACGGCGAGATCGTGGTGCGTTCGGACATGGTCATGGAGGGCTACTGGAAGCAGCCGCGGCTCACCGCGGAGATCCTCCAGGACGGCTGGCTGCACACCGGTGACATCGGATTCCGTGACGCGGACGGCTACTTGACCGTCGTCGACCGGATGAAGGACATGATCGTGGTCGTCGGCGGCCATGTGTACACCACCGAACTGGAAGACCTGCTCAACAGCCACCCGCAGGTCGGGCAGAGCGCCGTCTTCGGCGTCCACGACGAGGACCGCACGGAACGCGTCCACGCCGCCGTGCTGCTCGCCCCCGGCGCCACCATCGACGCGGACGAACTGCGTGCCTTCGTGCGCGCCGAACGCGGGGCCATGTACGAGCCGGCCCGCATCACCTTCCCCGCCGAACTGCCCCTCACCGACGTGGGCAAGCCCGACAAGAAGGAACTGCGCCGCCGCGCCACGGCCCGGCACTGA
- a CDS encoding CsbD family protein, which translates to MSASEKAKATSEQVKGKSKEALGSAVGNDRMAAEGQAEKSTGDARAAKEKTKDAFKH; encoded by the coding sequence ATGAGTGCCAGCGAGAAGGCCAAGGCGACGAGCGAGCAGGTCAAGGGCAAGTCCAAGGAGGCCCTGGGCAGCGCTGTCGGCAACGACCGGATGGCCGCCGAGGGACAGGCCGAGAAGAGCACCGGCGACGCCCGCGCGGCCAAGGAGAAGACGAAGGACGCCTTCAAGCACTGA
- a CDS encoding hydrophobic protein, producing MVPLLLVLLLALILFGAGFALKILWVVALVVLVVWLLGFLVRSTNAGGGRSRWYRW from the coding sequence ATGGTTCCCCTTTTGCTTGTGCTGCTTCTCGCGCTCATCCTTTTCGGCGCCGGGTTCGCCCTCAAGATTCTCTGGGTGGTGGCTCTGGTCGTCCTGGTGGTGTGGCTGCTCGGGTTCCTCGTGCGTTCCACGAATGCCGGCGGCGGCCGCAGCCGCTGGTACCGGTGGTGA